From Triticum urartu cultivar G1812 chromosome 2, Tu2.1, whole genome shotgun sequence, a single genomic window includes:
- the LOC125540882 gene encoding uncharacterized protein LOC125540882, producing the protein MDPNMKQLQGTLIDIETDAEQLLLARHQLVENDRMRNANREALTALRKKAKTTKTSVPSPFEIVMKEMEGTSAKQLVKEICSTCGNHDPKEHTWLMFPGSDILARVPFHVAHTVLDKDQEHLDYETKKLQSFVKEKSSAISEKGALADKISPGIVRSLVSLADKPK; encoded by the exons ATGGATCCCAACATGAAGCAGCTTCAAGGGACTCTGATTGACATAGAAACAGACGCGGAGCAACTTCTTCTGGCAAGGCATCAG CTAGTGGAGAACGATAGGATGAGGAATGCTAACAGGGAGGCCCTAACGGCCCTCCGGAAAAAAGCCAAGACAACTAAAACCAGTGTCCCATCTCCATTTGAGATCGTAATGAAAGAGATGGAAGGAACTTCCGCCAAACAGCTAGTGAAGGAGATATGCTCAACTTGCGGGAATCACGACCCCAAAGAACATACCTGGCTAATGTTTCCAGGCTCAGATATTTTGGCTCGTGTTCCATTTCATGTAGCGCACACTGTTCTGGATAAAG ATCAAGAGCATCTAGACTACGAGACCAAGAAGCTGCAAAGCTTTGTCAAGGAGAAATCGTCTGCGATCTCCGAGAAAGGCGCCCTCGCGGACAAGATCAGCCCGGGCATCGTGAGATCCCTCGTCAGCCTTGCAGATAAACCTAAGTAG